A region from the Helcococcus ovis genome encodes:
- a CDS encoding PDDEXK family nuclease, producing MRSKSEKILADYFDKMNIPYKYECPIKFGEINFNPDFTFLNPLNNKEIYWEHFGMMDNPDYVKIFVDKINIYYKNGIILGQNLLVTFENTNSYIDNEIVKLLVNKYLI from the coding sequence GTGCGTTCAAAGTCCGAAAAGATATTGGCAGACTATTTCGATAAAATGAACATTCCATACAAATATGAATGCCCCATTAAATTTGGAGAAATTAACTTTAATCCGGATTTTACATTTTTGAACCCCCTAAATAACAAAGAAATTTATTGGGAGCATTTTGGTATGATGGATAATCCTGACTATGTGAAAATTTTTGTTGACAAGATAAACATCTATTATAAAAATGGAATTATTCTTGGACAAAATTTACTTGTTACTTTTGAAAATACTAATTCCTATATCGACAATGAAATAGTGAAATTGCTTGTAAATAAATATTTAATATAA